Proteins encoded together in one Campylobacter peloridis LMG 23910 window:
- a CDS encoding pentapeptide repeat-containing protein, which yields MYSKFLTLSENDVEKIKENLKEVIKCSYEYNIKEINEDDIDDFQISNEEYIKKHKNLFIIKNNKENILDLTIDLTMLSKLSHMDFQIKFESFNIKFKNESKEKIHIKQNLYFSNCYFKQMDLKNICFKDFAISNYKPIDDYKAMIEFNNCEFKNLHFNYNNFLESVKFTNNTKICNLHLSFNTFEKYFYVKNCFIKEVDWYENTFNDKCYFYSIFFKNNAYFINSHFKDSVDFYKCEFEKTASFYGARFDKTPNFSQVIFKGNLNVVNTNLNFTFDDLQDRIKQEYEDFNKDKNEKNKKSLDKFANDFRDSFRNFKSALIKDNNLLEASSFHKYELYCKEIELEEKKPKIFSKEWIDKWQLIFYRKLCDHHTDLLKVFHNLLIIIMLFSVFSFVFDKFKQPSIENNAKYHIVQVDTNESYIFKEHNKTTYNIFGLNINKESGKLDEFIKNNFVYILILLFIVLPILSFNIFTNLYIFGSFFYVIFNFLDLVALYTHIAIISLFVFFALKFILFDDKQEIIRKIIIGVSYIVCIFALLVKPSLMLPVFGSFLEKDSNATYPLLFSLSVVYFILVALVLFSLQKTARKNSIMPS from the coding sequence ATGTATTCTAAATTTTTAACTTTATCAGAAAATGATGTTGAAAAAATCAAAGAAAATTTAAAGGAAGTTATAAAATGTTCTTATGAATATAATATAAAAGAAATAAATGAAGATGATATAGATGATTTTCAAATTAGCAATGAAGAGTATATAAAAAAACATAAAAATTTATTTATCATAAAAAATAATAAAGAAAATATTTTAGACTTAACAATAGATTTAACAATGTTATCTAAATTATCTCATATGGATTTTCAAATAAAATTTGAAAGTTTTAATATAAAATTTAAAAACGAAAGCAAAGAAAAAATACATATTAAACAAAATTTGTATTTTAGTAATTGCTATTTTAAGCAAATGGATTTAAAAAATATTTGCTTTAAAGATTTTGCAATAAGTAACTATAAGCCTATAGATGATTATAAAGCAATGATTGAATTTAATAATTGCGAATTTAAAAATTTACATTTTAATTATAATAATTTTTTAGAAAGTGTTAAATTTACAAATAATACTAAAATATGTAATTTGCATTTAAGTTTTAATACATTTGAAAAATATTTTTATGTAAAAAATTGTTTTATTAAAGAGGTTGATTGGTATGAAAATACATTTAATGATAAATGTTATTTTTATAGTATTTTTTTTAAAAACAATGCGTATTTTATTAATTCTCATTTTAAAGATAGTGTTGATTTTTATAAGTGCGAATTTGAAAAGACAGCTAGTTTTTATGGAGCTAGATTTGATAAAACTCCAAATTTTTCTCAGGTAATTTTCAAAGGAAATTTAAATGTTGTAAATACAAATTTAAATTTTACTTTTGATGATTTGCAAGATAGAATTAAACAAGAATATGAAGATTTTAATAAAGATAAAAATGAAAAAAATAAAAAATCTTTAGATAAATTTGCAAATGATTTTAGAGATTCTTTTAGAAATTTTAAAAGTGCTTTGATAAAAGATAACAATCTTTTAGAAGCTTCAAGTTTTCATAAATACGAGCTTTATTGTAAAGAGATAGAACTAGAAGAGAAAAAGCCCAAGATATTTTCTAAAGAGTGGATAGACAAATGGCAACTTATTTTTTATCGTAAACTTTGTGATCATCATACAGACTTGCTAAAGGTATTTCATAATCTACTTATCATCATCATGCTTTTTAGTGTTTTTTCTTTTGTGTTTGATAAATTTAAACAACCTAGCATAGAAAATAATGCAAAATATCACATCGTTCAAGTAGATACTAACGAAAGCTATATCTTTAAAGAACACAATAAAACGACTTATAATATCTTTGGTTTAAATATAAACAAAGAAAGTGGCAAGCTAGATGAATTTATAAAAAACAATTTTGTTTATATATTGATTTTGTTATTTATAGTTTTACCGATACTTTCTTTTAATATTTTTACTAATTTATATATTTTTGGTAGCTTTTTTTATGTGATTTTTAATTTTTTAGATTTAGTAGCTTTGTATACACATATTGCTATTATAAGTCTTTTTGTATTTTTTGCATTGAAATTTATTTTATTTGATGATAAGCAAGAAATTATAAGAAAAATCATCATTGGTGTTTCTTATATAGTTTGCATTTTTGCACTACTTGTAAAAC